GTTTAGATTTTTCAATTGGAATATAGTGTTCAAACTGAAAAGAGCTTAGATTTTTCAGTTGGAATATAATGTTCAAGATAAAAGAATTTAAGATTCAGACTTCTCAATTGGATTATAGTGGCCAGttataagaaaaaataaaaaaaaaatttaagaatttatGGGGTATAGTAATATATTTGAGATTTCTATTTGAAAAagaattaagattttatttttaggattcAGATTTTCTAATGttcagttaaaaaaaaataaaaaataaaaaattttagatatttactggataaaataatatattacaaGTATCCTAATATATTTAAGATTTATATTAAGGCaaatattaatttttgaaaataaaaaaaattaaaaaaggataATGATATTATACACGTGTACAGTAGTGCACGGTGCGATGGGCAGgatatcatattatatataatattattgtaACAAGTTTGGCGAAAACTGCAATGACATGACTTTTAGTCAAAGTTTCTTCCATTTCAATTTTATTAAatgttaattgataatattttttgaaaattttctcctTAGGGCAGATTAATCACCCTTGAGGGTATTTCATGGAATTTGCATCATCAACAACGATCACCAAACAAGGCACCAAACGTCCGCGGCGTGTTCCTACTTTCACAGTGACACGCGATCCTCGTGACTAAAAGGTACGAGCGAAAGTGGAGGGCGTTAGAGGCTCTGAGAAGACCACACACAATGGAGGTCACCAAATCACCGTCTTTTTGTTGTCACTTGGTGAAAATTGCTCAATATCAGTCCGATCAAATTCATTGTCCAAAGGAACAAGCGAATTTAATAATTATATGCTTAATCTTGTTCCGACTCTGAATCTACGATGATGTTCCATATCAAACCAGCTTAATCATGCGAGAAGTGAAAATTACGGCAGACTAATTAAAATTAACCAAAAACGTTTTTTTTTTCTCGGTGGTCTTATAGAACTTGCAGAATGAAAAGACGAGGAGCAAGAAGTACGGGTACTGGTCACAATCTAGCAGCTGATATAGATAGATGGAAGAAAACACCTTCAGTTATATGCCTTGCGGTGCTGGGTTGAGTCTAACCGGCATAGACGTGGACGCCAATGACGATGAGGAAGAGGGTAATGAGGGCGAAATAGATGATGGCGTGGACGAGAATAGACGCGCTGCTGGTGTGGAAGTTGCTAAACTCGACCACCTGTCCGCTTTTACCCGGGATCTGGAACAGTAGTCCCGGCGACATCAACACGAACAATACCACCGCCACCAATACCGGCCCCCAGTCCACCATCGCCTAAGTGCTAAGAGGTGAAGAAAAAAACAAGGCAAAGAGAAACGGAGATGTAAAAAGTGCTTCCAAGCTTTTCGAATCAAAATGGAAACCCTAGTTAATGGCAAACCGACCCAAGCGGGAGGATGCGTTGGTCCGCGGAGAGGAGTATTTTAAATGATTCCTATTATTTTAGGACTACGTGGAGTGTTCTTATGTCGCCACGTAGTTAGACTAGGTTTGACTTACGTTTCTTCTAAATTCGCGTCATTTTCTCTCCAGATATTTAGGCGCTTCGTCTTCTCCGATACACTGTTTGAAAGGCAAGAACACTTCCAGATTCCCGGAAATTAAAGCCTTTTCGCCAGCGTCAAGAGTGGCTCGTCCTCGTTTCCCTTCGACATTCTCCTACCAAGATTCCTTTTTTATGCTTCTGTTTGTGCAACCAAATAATCCATGGATGTTTAGTGCTTCGTAGGATTAAATGTATAGAACTCTAGATTAAATGCTTGTTTGTTATCGGGGTCTCTTCATTGATAGAGTATATATCATACCAGGATTCATTTGagtaaaaaaggaaaaacaattaCTATGCTTGTACAAAAGGGAAGTTGTTCAAAGTTCTCTCACTGTGCTACCATGAAAAGTTTGGGACAGAGGAAGAAGGTAACTAACGGATGTTGTATAGATCGTAATTTTGCACTCAGAAATGTTCTGGAATCGAATTGACATAAAGACACTGGAAGGTTGCGCCATAGGGGGAAGATGTCTTCGACGAAAATATATTTTCCAATTTATTGTGTCAGCAACGTAGGCCATTAAGTTGTGTCCCCTGCTTCAACTACTTGGTACAAGTCAAGCAGCTGACTGTGTTGGCACATACAGGAGAGATAAGTGGCCTCTTTGATAAACCATTTCTTCCATGATAAATTAAACTATTTCCAGGCGAAGAGATTGCAATAAGGTGGTCATATAAGCGGTGACAAGAGTGACAAGAAAGAAGACGTCATTGCAACACCTTGATGCTTGAGGCAGGGAAAGAGGTTGCTGGCCATTGCAGGAGGCTTTATCTACAGTGTCACTTGCCGGATAGCAAGTGCAAGTGAGCTGTATAGCAACATTAATGTTGCTCGATCTGCAGCATCATCCTTGACATTCAGAGGAATACTGGGGCAACAATGCACCAACAAAGGCGAACAAAGGGATGATTCTTGGGGCTATGATCATCGACTTGCTCGATGCTGGAAACCACATTGTAGCTGAGCGCTGGGTTCTACTTCCTCATCATAGCCACGGTTGAGTCCATGCGACCATAAGTCTGAAGGGTAAAGGGAGCAATCTGAGGAGTAACTATGGGATACGGACTGAAAGTTGATATCAAGAAACAGCAGCAACATTAGTCAATGAGGGACGAGTATGCATAGGACAATCCATTGTGGATGCTATGTGATACCCAATTGATTAGAGGGTTAATTTTCTCTCACGCCTAGTCAATTAACAGTCGGCTCTAAGTTGATCTTGTAATTTTTCTCTAATGTGATGATAGAAGGAAACCTATATGGCACGAGGTCAATCACTAgagtggaggtcaaagttaagacgATCAACCCCCGGATGTCAAAGGGTTGAGCGAAGGACAATTGCAATGGTTGATCGGACGATCAGACCCCGACCAGAAGGAGATGGGTCTGAGCTGACCCCCACTCAGGATCGGGATGACATGCAAGACAGTCGACGCTCGATATGGAGTGGCAGGATGTAGCGGAGTCCCAGCTGAtcggctaccccgctcgaccaAGCAACGGGATCATTATAGtatctctcgatatccttttAGAAGATAGTGC
This region of Zingiber officinale cultivar Zhangliang chromosome 9A, Zo_v1.1, whole genome shotgun sequence genomic DNA includes:
- the LOC122021610 gene encoding uncharacterized protein LOC122021610, which encodes MVDWGPVLVAVVLFVLMSPGLLFQIPGKSGQVVEFSNFHTSSASILVHAIIYFALITLFLIVIGVHVYAG